In the Candidatus Effluviviaceae Genus I sp. genome, CGAAGGCGCTGGGCGCGGAGCGCGTGGACCTCTGCTGCCTCGAGTCGTTCGACGAGATGCCGGCGTTCCGGTCCGAGATCGAGCATGCGCAGGCGGAAGGGGTCGAGTTCCGCACGCGGACGCGGCCGGTGCGCGTCGTCGGGGAGGGCGGGCGCGTCGCGGGATACGAAGGCATCGGGATCCGGTGGAAGGTGCCGGGGCTTCTCGTTCCCTCGAACGCCGAGGACGTTCCCGGGACCGAGTTCGGGCTCCGCGCGGACGCGGTCATCGAGGCCATCGGCCAGGGGCCGCTCGACGGGTTCGCCGGGCTTGCGACCGATACGCGCGGGCTCGTCGCCGTGGACGTGGAGGCGATGACGACCTCCGTGGAAGGCGTGTTCGCCGGCGGCGACGTCACGAGCGGCGGCGCGACCGTCGTGCAGGCCGTCGCCGAGGGGAAGCGGGCCGCCGCGGCGATCGCGAAGTACCTCGAGTCGCGGCGCGAGAAGGGAGGCCGCCGATGAGCAAGGTCAACCTTGCGGTGGACTTCTGCGGCGTGCGGTTCCCGAACCCGTTCATCCTGGCGGCGGCGCCACCGACCGACAGCGCCGAGATGATCGCGCGGGGATTCGAGGCCGGCTGGGGCGGCGCGGTCGTCAAGACGCTCGGCCTGGAACACGTCGAGGTCAACCTCGTCTCGCCGATGATGGACGGCCTTCGGTACGAGGACAAGAACCTCATCGGGCTCGAGAACATCGACCTCATCTCGAACCGGAAGCTCAACG is a window encoding:
- a CDS encoding NAD-dependent dihydropyrimidine dehydrogenase subunit PreA, which produces MSKVNLAVDFCGVRFPNPFILAAAPPTDSAEMIARGFEAGWGGAVVKTLGLEHVEVNLVSPMMDGLRYEDKNLIGLENIDLISNRKLNEVLPEVGDLKRRYPDRVVIVSMMASTEAEWKEIARRVEGAGADMIECS